The DNA segment tttttttgctCTTAAAGATTGTTCTTAGCCCTTTCATACCTCCCCCACCAGCGGAAAGTAGCATGTGTATGATGGTTATAAAGAAGGGTCTCTTATTCCCATATTACtgggttttaaaaagaaaaccctgtAAATTGTGTACTCTGGTTAATAATTTCAGTGAtgaaaatttttgctttcttctacAGACCTCTTCTGCAGGTGGTATTTCCTGCAAATGCAAAGGAAGATATTAATTAGATGAGCTATTTCTGAGGCTCCCGACATGTGGAGAGATGGAAATTATTTCCTTATGATAATATTCAAGGCCATAGGGACATCTAATGCAAGAAATTTGACTTACTTTGGTGAGGACGATGAAGTACACGAATACACCAGTGACGTAGATAGACAGCAGTGATAAGAGGGCCATCAGGAGACTCTGCAATTCCTTGCTGAGAGCCTTCCTGTCTTTGTTAATTACAGATACAGAAAGAACCACAGTCACTATTGAAGCATATTAttgcaaatatatgtataaagtatAATCAAAACTACATGTTAGAGGTGAAACATTATCTTATTCTATTTGGCtattcatataaaaatttattcagGGTCTCTTGATTCAGAAAGTACTCAAGTATATGATATAGTTAAAGCCAGTTCATTAGTTCTTTAAATGTATTATGCCCAAcatgttattcatttttaaaacttaaaatttttaaaaattcaattaattacTTGTCATAATGCTAAGTATCactttttatataaagttttgCTGAAAGTTAGATAAACATTAAGAGTTTGTTCAAGGGTGTTTAAAGTTTCTTTTAGTAGATATGATGTACAAGTGTCACCAAGAGTCTGTTTATGGAGTTAAGATACTTTCCCATGTGTATTTATAACCTTGAACTGTTTAGTACACATAGCTGAACAGTGCAGTTCTCTAAGAACCTGAGAAGGCCGTACATTGAGACTTTAGTGCTCACTGCATGCTTAAAAGACAGGCATTGTTATATGTGCCCCTTATTTCTAATAAAGTTCTGGAAGTGGATTTATTGAATCCGTTTGCACATTCTGAATTTCTCCCTCCTTGCAGGAAGTGTCCTGTGCCCTAGGTAGTGATGAAGTAACACACCACGTCTTCAAGTACCTGAGTATTTGAAATACAAAATCCATTtagatttataattgttatctgaATAACTTGTACTTTTCAACTAAATATCCCATAGATGCTTATCGTGTGAACTCAGTTTATACAACATACATTTTTCTTGTGAAACTAACAAATCAACCATATCTGTAAAACTTAAAAAGTTTCAAGTGTGAAATTAGGAGCTCTGTAGAAAAGGAAGTTGCCATGTCTATCTTAGTGGTACTTTCATTCCTGTTCCTCAAGAAGAATGTTTCTTCACATAAGCTTGCAGGTTTGAAACCTTCATCTCTTTACAAACCATTTTTCTTCTGTCTAGTATTTTTTATAGAAGACGAATGCATGCAGTGAGATATACAGATCTCCAAAGCggttgtgtttgttttaatacctatagctaatgtttattgagcacttgctatgaaCCAGGCACCATTAaaagtgctttatgtgtattaatgCATTTATAATTTACCTTACAGGTGAGAATAAACTAAGGTTAAATGACAGTGGAATATCAAAAGGCCATTAGAGCACCAAAGCAGGGGTTAAAATACAGGACCATCTGGGCTCCTCAAAGTCCTGTTTTAAAACCAAAAGGCTGGCTAATTTGAGTTTATGTTTTAATGATCTCAGTGCTCATCTtaccagagtttttttttttttttttttttaaagaagatgttgggggtaggagtttgttaattaattttattatttatttttgctgtgttgggtcttcgtttctgtgcaagggttttctctagttttggcaagcgggggccactcttcaacgcggtgcgtgggcctctcactattgcggcctctcttgttgcagagcacaggctccagacgcgcaggctcagtagttgtggctcacgggcctagttgctccgcggcatgtgggatcctcccagaccagggctcgaacccgtgtcccctgcgttagcaggcagattctcaaccacggcgccaccagggaagcccataccagAGTTTCTTTAAAGACGAGAGGTCTGAAAAAAAGCACGAAGTTGCtgcccttcttttccttcccccagAATCACGTGAAGCTTTTCCTcagaaatttcttaatttcttaatttatagAACTTAGCTAGGCTCCGTGTCCTCACTTGCATGAGGAAATTGTCATGGATTTTAGTAAATCTCAAGAAGCCAGGGCCACACCGAccttttttctgttccttatCTATGCAGAAGGGGTAGGGTCAGGGATCCCCCAGTGGCTTCACCTAAAATTTGTGTTTATTCTccataatgcatttttttttttctgggtccaATTTATTGATCGCTTTCGCTTCTCCAGTGTTTTGTTCTAGATGGTGCAATACCAGACTAGATACTGACAAGGCTGTCAGTTAATCATCACATTTCAATCAGTGTAACATACAAAAGGAGGATATAGTTGGTCAGCCTTTGCCAGTAAAGTCTGGACATGGAAAGAGAATATAGCACCCACATAACCCTGACTCTGCGTCTGTGGAGGCTGGGAGATGGTGTCAGAGGAGTTCTTGAATCCAGACTTCATGTTAGCTTGTGTGCAGGTCACACTCTTCACTGGCTCGGGTACTAAGTTATCAAATTGACCTCATAATCTCTGCATATAAGTATTGTGATGCATTTCGGGGGCAGAGCAGAACGCAGTGTTCGGGAATAAAGTCTTGACTAACCTCTTACCACCAGCACAGTCCCTCCTCCCGTCCGCTTAGCTCTCGGTTCCTTTGAACTGGGAAAGGCTATTCCACAGATGTAGATTGCACTGTCATTGAAAGCCAGCCTGTTTACAGTGAGGGCAACTTGGTTTTGTGCCAGATTCACAAGTGTGAATTTGTCTGTCTCATCTCTGCATCCATCCAAGCACAGGTTCTCGGGCTGGAGAGCGCCATAGCGAAACCACAGGCTTGTTGGTCGCTCTGCAGGGCACCCCTCGGTGGAGAAAGAGCACTGCATGGTCACAGCCTTTTGAGTGTAGTCCACTTCAAGGGAAGGTGGTTGAACCACCGAGACGGTACAGTTGCTCGCGGCACCTGCAGGAGGAAGCAGGTGAGCCTGTTTAGTGGGCCTCTCACCTCCCTTTGTGCTTCCgttttattgacattttggggTGAAGAATCGTTGAAAgccattgctttctttttcttccctcactCCCAGCACAGACAAGACTGTAAAAGTAGACACTGGtgacagtattttataataactataaatggggtataacctttaaaaattgtgaggttgtacacctgtaacttacataacattgtacatcaactttacttcaattaaaaaaatttgagactaaaaaaaaatagtagacaCTGGTATTCCTCACTTTTCCTAACTCTCCGAGTTTCCTAACCTCAGCCTGCTGTTGTGCAGTGATGTCTGGTACTTGAGGGCAGCCCCAGAGAGGTCCCGGGAATCTGCATTATCATGAGCGGAGGTGACAGCAGATCCAGAGTCAGAAGTTCGGGGTCCACATGTACACTTGTGGTGTACGTACAAGCTTTCCTCTGACCTCCCTATGCAGATCACTTACTCTCTCAGGACCCGTTTCCTCATCCGTACCCCCTGGCCTCACAGGAGTGTTGTATTCAATGTGGTAATAGGTATCAAAGCCCTTCATGCAAATGTCACGCCCACTGATTGAGCACATGGGCAGTAGGGATTTGGGGGGGGCCTTGTGGCAGTTGTGATTGCTAGGAATTCATGACAATTTACAGTTGTTCTTTTATGAGTCTAGTTGTCCCAGTGGGAAACATTATAAAAGGCAAGATGTACATCTGGGAAAATGTAGCCCGGGCTCAGCCTACAGGGTCTTTGATTACTGAGCAGAGGCCTGATGAGCTGGCCGGGCCGCAGCCCAGCAAGTTGGATTTCTTCCTGGCACTTGTACGTTGCTTTGTAGTCTCTTGTAGCTTTCATCTATTTGATGAGAGTGTAGCTCCTGGAGCACACACTTTAGTTGGGATCCTAGCTCTGCCAGTTCCTAGTTCTCTGGTCTGTTTCCTCATTAGCAAAATGGGGATAGTATTGTGCACCTCATGAGTTTAGCGGGAAGTTTAAGTGAGGCCATGTATGCATAAGGAGTATTTACTTACCTAAGTCttagtaagtatttaataaaaggTAGCTATTTCTGCTGCCACCATTATTCCATTAATGGGCAGTGTCATatgcccattttagagataattGTGGACATCTCAGCAATGTGTTAGCAGGGCCGGGGTTAGATATCCAGTCGAGTGCTCTCTCCACCATGTCCTGCTGCTTTCATGTCATAGAGGTTGGGTCCCTACTTTGGCCTTCTGTCTAATCCCAGGCATGTGAAGCTGGAAAGCTGCTCAGGTGTTTATAAATGGGAAGACCTCCCCTCAACCCTTTTGGGATCAAGGGAGGGGCTCTATGTGAAATAGTATTGGTTGAGACAAATTGgaatttttgcatgtttttagTCTGACTTTGCCTGGTTATATGTTTCCATGTGGTCTTATTTGTCTGACTTTgtccttggctactgtaaacgaAATTGAAAGGTAATCCAAGTGGTCTGATGTAAGTTTCAGACGAGCTTTTTGTCACCTAACGTTTTTGTTATAGGTCCTGACCCAGaacagaagaattaaaactaGAATCATGGTATCTGTGATGCAGGTCTGTTCTCACCATGTTTTAATTTTAGCATTTGTACAATTGAAGACGAGCTGGGAGCTTTTTAGCAACCTGATAAATGTAAACCAGATGAGAGGGTAAAGTCACTTGGAGAAGACCAGGCTTCCTACTTCTTCAGCTGAGGGACTTAGCTTCACTCCTAAGTCTGATAACTGTAAGCACAGGTCTCCTACCCAGACTCAGTCACCTTAGAAGTAAAGAAACGCTTTACAAGGTATAGTGATCATTATGTATGGAAACTTGAAATGGAAGTGGGCCTACCAAGCCACAAAGTTAACCAGCAGTGTCCCAGTGTCAGGTCCTCTGTCACATAGAGTTTTTAACAGGGAAGCtgccttttaacatttttcttggaGAGCTAGTGCTCCagggtaaaataaatatttgcaacttTGGAGTTTCATATATCTGCTCATTTCTGACTATTGCCTGAGAAGGGAGAAAACCAGTTGCAGTGGTTTCCTGTGAGAGCGCAGACTGTGAGGACACCGCTGCCCCTTCCCCCATGCTGTGAAGCAACATCTTAGTGAAAAAAGGGAAGTTTGGATGATATGTCACACTGCAGCCCACTCCTTGAAAGATTTCTCTTTAAGAACTCCCACATTctgtaggattttttaaaaaaaaaaatctgaaaaggttGAAAGTTTATCTTCTTAGTGGAGGGAATAAAAAAAGATTACTATTTTTGAAGACCAAGCtagaaaatacatagaaaattaattttttgacaCTTTCTAAAAAAAGCCTCTTTGGAAAATTTCGAACATATGCAGAAGTAGTCGACCAGCACAGTAACTTCTGTGCCGTCACCTGACTTCAACCCAATGTTGTTTCACCTCTTCTCCCTACTTGCTCCTTCAGTCCTGTGTTATTTTAGGGCAAATTCCAGATATTTTATCTGCacatctttcaaaatatatctttaaaagataagaattctttaaaataatactaattaaaatatattaaaagtaatatatacatattagggaaaaaaagactataaCTGAAAGTAGAAGCAAAAAAATCACCCATAGTCCTTTCATCACCCCCACCAaaatcactgttaacattttaatatatttcttgacagatgagaaaaaaatcattttaagggCTTTTGCTCCCTTTCCTGCCCTATGACCCAAACTTTGTGGGCAAATCAGAGATTATTAGATTTATTAGAACTATGGTGAGATTATTAGAACTGTGATGTAGGAAACTCTTTCATAGAGAAAAAAACAGGTATAGGCATCCATATATTATGAGATGATTCTTCAAGGAAGGAGCCAttgcagttgtttttttaaatgacaagtaCTTTAATTTATAGAAATTCAGCTTTTCTGAAGcactgttctttaaaaatattcaagtatTGTTTAGTGCAGAGTGAGTTCACCTGTATGGGAACTGAATTGTTGATTACTAACATGTGATTTTACGAATATTTTCAACCCTTTGGTGAGGTGCCCTTCTCTACAGCTGCATAAGAGCAAAGGACATTTTCAGTGTTAATATGAAATTTTTtctcagctatttttttttattacctgtttgagaaaaaaaatttatcacCTTAGACAATTTCCATAatgttatacatttaaaaattaatctgtaggggcttaaaatataaatgaattaggCGAAAAGTAGcaattgatttaaataaaatggagggaaaaataaaagaaccttACCGACATGAAATAGAATCAGATTGAGTTCCAGACCGAGAATGATTTTGCCTCTGTTCACAGTCTccatttctgtgtgtatgtgtgacgtGGTTGGCGGGATTGTGTATTTGAAGagagttggcttttttttttttaaagaaaggaagaaccaAAGAGAGGAACTCTTATTAAGGAACCATAATCAGGAACTTTTTGAATTGTGTAAAGATTGTTTGTAATCCAGTTTCACCATTGAAAGTTGAGATTTTAGCCTAGAGCACACTTCTAAATGTTCATATGTTCACATTTTTCTTGGATTTTACAAACCCTCGAAAGTGTTAGATGTTTTGAGTGAGATTTTGATTTACACGTGGTGCATATTCTCAGGATGTATTGTTTGACGGATAATTCGTACTTTAAATTTCTAGAGCAGTTCAGTCGCTGGTCTTGGGGCATCTAATTTGTGCTTAGTGCTGGGCCAGTAACTTCTGGAAATggaggagaagcagaaggaagtGTCTTCACGTAGAGGCAAGAGAAAAATTAGTGAACGGTACATCAGAGTACAATGAAGAAATAAGTTGTGTACCATTAACTAGCTGTGCCCCAGTTTGTGTGACCCCTTTTATTGTGCTGTGAAACAACTGTGTGGAATCTCTGTCATCCCCAGCCCCTTGGGGGCTTCAGCAGTCAGGTTCTTTGTAAGCAACAGAAAATGACTTGGGCTGACTTAAGCAAAGGGTAATTTACTGAAAGGATTTGGGGTAGCTCAGCGAGTCACTGGAAGGACTGGAGAGTCGTGTGTGGGGGTCTACACACAAGACACATGCCCCAAAACATACTATAAAACTGATCCAAAGAGCACACTGCCGCCGCCGAGCACTAGATGCTGCAGCTGGACCAAAGCCGGTCGGTAGTACCGCCCAACGCTGCCCAGCTGCTTGGTCTCACGCCACCGCTCCGCCTCCCCAGAGAACGAGCCTCATGTCCCCACTTCTCTGGGTCACTAGCTCCTCCTTCCAGGTCTCAGGTGAGTGTTTCTGAGCTTAGGTCGTGTGCCAGTGCCTTAGCTGCAAGAAAGGCAGGGAAAGCTGCTTCCCCAGGCTTTGtcttccaccaggaagagggtgCTGGGCCACTGAAAAGAGCGAAAAATCTTCCCACTGTACTGTTTGTACTCTTGGCACCTGTTGattatattttgtcatttacGGAAAGTTATTCTCAGTCTGAATTTAGTAACGCTTTTAGTATTATTGTGTTTTTTCCATCATCATAGCATCTAAAAGCACCCCCAAATTTATATAtactattgtgtgtgtgtgtgtgtctgtagtcAGTGCTTGGTATGTGTGTGAACTTGAAGACCTTTTCTAGCCCCCCAGTATCTGGGCATCTGATGCTCATGGGTTTGGGAATGACTAACATAACATAGACTTCAGCCACTATTCCAAGAAGTGCTGGATTGATTCATCCATTCTAGTGTGTTAACCACTCTCTGGTTCTGGAGCTTAACTTTTATGAAATTGTTCTGGAAAGTTAGAGAGTGGATTGACCTCCCTTGAAAAAGATACTGAATgatctgtttttataaattaaaaccttcattagcttatttttattttcagcctgATAAACCTCTCTAGTTAATATGTTGCATAATTTTACTACACTAGTGGCATTTTCTAGCATTTATCCAAAACCGTCTTTCAAGTTTTACGTGTTACTCTCTGCTTCAATATTCCAGTGTTTAATCAGCAGTTTTCCAAACCTATTAACCATTACACACCAGTCAGTCTGAGGGAGGGTGATGTCCAAAACTGTCAGAGAAAATAGTAGTGTGGGCTTTGGGTCCAGTTAAACCAGGGATTATGTTTCTGCCCCAGTGTTCATGAACCTTGTAGGCTGGGGCATGTGCTTCAGTTCTCCTAAGTCTGTACTTCCTCTCTTTGTCCTACTGCTGGGTCACCTGGGAGATGATTCCTCAAAGcacccagtgcttggcacataccAAGTCCTTAGCAAATATTgttcttcccctcttccctctttaAATAACTTGTTTGTTCAAGAATTtaacttaatgtttttatttgttttagtaGGTGGCAAGTGGGATAAACCATCAGAAATTTTGGAAATCAAGGGACAGAATTGGGAAGAACAAGTGAATAGTCTGCCTGAAGTTTTCAGAAAAGCTGGTTTTGTTATCGAAGCTTTCACTAGACTGCCATACCTGTGTGAAGGTGACATGTATAATGACTACTACGTTCTGGATGACGCTGTCTTTGTTCTCAAACCCGTATAAACACGTGGAGCTTGAAATTTTCACAGTCCACCCCAAGAATGTATGCTCCGGAAGAGGGTCTGCGTTCTCAATTATGCGAAGGGAGGACCTTTGGGGACTGCCATTCTAAATATCATGTAggaattttaaaagccaaaatacTAATTATTTCTTTGTAGTGTGTAaaaggaatgtttttaaaaaacaaaaacccaactctTTGAGGACTTTTATTAACTCTTTACTCAGTAATGCAGGTCACACTCCGATTATGGAAGatattttttatacttaattGCAGTAGGGACTCATTCCCAGGCAAAGCAATAGTCATGACTTCACATGGAACCAATAAATAtggattgtttttaataaaatgaagactGGCAATAAAACTGTCCATCCAGTTGCAAATATTGGTTATAGGATATAGCCACTGATACTCTTTCATGTTTAGAAATTCTATCATTattcaagaaaatgtttttaatcatgCTAATAAACTTTTTTGGAG comes from the Delphinus delphis chromosome 15, mDelDel1.2, whole genome shotgun sequence genome and includes:
- the IGSF6 gene encoding immunoglobulin superfamily member 6, translating into METVNRGKIILGLELNLILFHVGAASNCTVSVVQPPSLEVDYTQKAVTMQCSFSTEGCPAERPTSLWFRYGALQPENLCLDGCRDETDKFTLVNLAQNQVALTVNRLAFNDSAIYICGIAFPSSKEPRAKRTGGGTVLVVRDRKALSKELQSLLMALLSLLSIYVTGVFVYFIVLTKEIPPAEESKSNTLRKKETEDSQKKKSARRIFQEIAQELYTKRHMETNQQPQEKDNTYENGRAPSNYERP